The sequence GGCCCGCTGAATGGAAGCCTGGCTTTCGGGGCCGCCACGAATCGCACAGACGATACCTGCCACTTGGCACCTCCCACACATCGCCGCCGGGGACCGTCCTCGGTGGCACGATGCCTAGCATTTTAGCGCATTTCCGAATGTGGGTCAAAGCGTCGCGGCAAGGGCCAGAAACGCCCGGAGCGTAGGGCAGGTATGGAAACCTGCCCTACGCTCTACTGGGTTTTTGCTTCTTGTGCTACGGGTCGGCTTGACGGTTCGGAGCGCCCGTATATAATTCGCTCCGAAAGGCGCAATGGGGCGCTGTCGCAGCCCCACGATACCCACGCAAGGAGGCTGAGAATTGTACGAAATCCTCTACCGCGAAGACCTGGCGCCGGTAACCAAACTCATTGAGGTGAAGGCGCCGCTGGTTGCCAGAAAGGCCCGTGCCGGACAGTTCGTCGTCATCCGGGTCAACGAGAAGGGTGAGCGAATCCCCCTGACGATCGCCGATTTTGACAGGGAGAAAGGGACGCTCACCCTTATTTTTCAGGAAGTCGGCAAGACGACCATGATGCTGGGGACGAAACGCGCGGGCGATTACCTGGCCAGCGTCGTGGGCCCCCTCGGCCACCCCAGCGAGATTGAGAACTACGGTACGGTGGTGTGCGTGGGCGGGGGCGTGGGCATCGCGCCCATCTTCCCCATCGCCCGCGAACTGAAGCACGCGGGCAACAAGGTCATCTCCATCATCGGCGCGCGCAACAAAGACCTGCTTTTCTGGGAAGACCGCATGCGGACGGTGAGCGACGAGTTGGTGGTAACCACCGACGACGGCTCCTACGGCCGCAAGGCGTTGGTAACCGAGCCGCTGAAGGAGATGCTGTCGGCGGGGCTGAAGCCGGCGCGCATCTGGGCCATCGGCCCGGCTATCATGATGAAGTTCGTGTCGCTGACGACGCAGCCGTTCGCCGCGCCGACCATCGTGAGCCTCAACTCCATCATGGTGGACGGCACGGGGATGTGCGGGGCGTGTCGCGTGTCCGTGGGCGGGCAGACGCGCTTCGTGTGCGTGGAGGGGCCGGAGTTTGACGGCCACCAGGTGGACTGGAACCTGCTCCTGGAGCGCCAGCGCATCTACGTGGACGAGGAGAAGCGCGCCCTGGAGCACTGGAAGGACCACGGCTGCGGCTGCGACGATGGATGCTAGCAGGCCGATTCACCGCGTGAACTGATCAGCGCCTTCTGCCTCTGGCCATTAGCCTCTAGCCTTTCGCCTATGGCTCTTGCCTTGTTGGAGCCGACGGCGAGCGGCAAGGGGCTAGGAGCCAAAGGCTGACCGCTGACTGCTAAAGGCTGAAGGCTAAGGAGAAGACACGATGCCGCGTGAGCAAATTGAGCGACAGGAGATGCCGACCCAAGATCCGCAGGAGCGGATTCACAACTTCTACGAGGTGGCCTTGGGCTATCCCGAAGAGGTGGCCAAACTGGAGGCGCAGCGCTGTCTCCAGTGCAAGAAGCCCCGCTGCGTGGAGGGGTGCCCGGTTGAGGTGCCCATCCCCCAGTTCATCTTGGCGCTGCGCGAGGGGGATTTGGCCGGCTCCATCCGCGTGATGAAGACGAAGAACAACCTACCGGCCATCTGCGGGCGGGTGTGTCCCCAGGAGACCCAGTGCGAGTCCATGTGCGTCCTGGGCAAGAAGGGCCAGCCGGTGGCCATCGGGCGGCTGGAGCGGTTCATCGCCGACTGGGAGCGCAGCACCGGCGTGCAGAAGCCGGAGATCGCGCCGCCCACGGGCAAGCGGGTGGCGGTCATCGGCGCGGGGCCGGCGGGGCTGACGGCGGCGGGCGACCTGGCGCGCTACGGCCACAAGGTTACCATCTACGAGGCGCTGCACGCGCCGGGCGGCGTGCTCATCTACGGCATCCCCGAGTTCCGCCTGCCCAAGGATGTGGTGCGCTCCGAGGTGGACTACGTCTTGAGCCTGGGCGTGGACCTGGTGCTGGACTGCGTGGTGGGCAAGACGCTGACGCTGGAAGATCTGTTCGCCGACGGGTACGAGGCCATCTTCCTGGGCACGGGCGCGGGCCTGCCGATGTTCATGAGCATTCCGGGCGAGAACTACAACGGCGTGTACTCGGCCAACGAGTTCCTGACCCGCGTGAACCTCATGAAGGCGTACCTGTTCCCCGAATACGACACGCCGGTGAAGATCGGCAAGCGGGTGGCGGTCATCGGCGCGGGCAACGTGGCGATGGACGCGGCGCGGTCATCGCTGCGCCTGGGGGCCGAGGAGGTGTACATCGTGTACCGGCGCTCGCGCGACGAGGTGCCGGCCCGCGCCGAGGAAGTCCACCACGCCGAGGAGGAAGGGATTCAATTCAAGTTCCTCACGAATCCCGTGGAAATCTACGGCAACGACAAGGGCTGGGTGCGGGGGATGCGCTGCATCCGCATGGCGCTGGGCGAGCCCGACGCCAGCGGCCGTCCGCGGCCGGTTCCCATCCCGGGCAGCGAGTTTGACATGGAAGTGGACAACGTCATCATGGCGTTGGGCACGCGGCCCAATCCCATGGTGTTCACCGACGCGCTGGGGATTGAGCGCACGCGCCACGGCACCATCGTGGGCGATCCGATCACGGGGCGGACGACGCGGCCTCGGGTGTGGGCGGGCGGCGACATCGTAACCGGCGCGGCCACCGTCATCAGCGCCATGGGTGCGGGCAAGCGCGCCGCCGCCGACATTGACGCTTTTCTGAAGGGCGCGTTCACCGAGGCCGACTGGCACGTGAAGAAGGAAGAGGTGCCGGCGGCGCACCCGTAACGGCGTGGTGGCGCAATCCCGCGGGTTCGCGCGAATGGGAACGGTGCAACGGTAGGGGCGCGATTCAATTGCGCCCCTACCGATGTGTGCACGGTGTGGCGAAGGGCGTGCCGTCGTGGTACACGTTCCAGTACGCGTACACCGGCCAGTTCGCAACGTCAAAGGCCAGGGCCAGCGGCCACGCGAACACCTCGGCTTCCACGAACTCCCCCCGCGCCTGTCGCAACGCTCTGCAGGCGTCCAGTTCGTGCTTCCACTTGATGTGAAATCCCAGCCCCAGCGCTACGTACAGCAGCCCCACGGCCACGAGGACACGCAGCACGCGCACCCCGATGCGCCGAATGTCAGCCGTGCCGCTTGCCACTTTCATGCTAGGCTTGCCCTGGTCTCGGCGATCCATCCTTCCACCATGCCGGGCGTTACCGGCTCGGTCAGCAGGCGACGGAAGAGGTCGTGGCGGTCGGGGCCGGCCAGGAGGGCGCGCAGCATCCGCTCGCCGTAGAAGTACGTGAAGATGTACGTGCGGAACATGGGGTTTCGGATGAACCGCAGGTTGAACTTCGCTTCGGTCTCGGACCGCAGGCCATACTTCTGGATGTACGCCACCAACTCGTCCTCGCCCAGGCCGTCTTCGTAGGCCAGGAAGGCCACATTCCCCGAGACGCCCGCCAGTTTGCGGAAGGCGCGATTCAGCGCCCGGTCGCGCTCCACGTCCAGGTGGGCCAGCCCCGCCGCCGGATACAGGACATCGCGCAGCCAGGCGAGGGCCTCGTCCTCGCTGAAGATCATGTCCAGCGCCACGTTGGCGATCCCCTCGCTGATGACGCATTCCGGCGTGTTCAGCAGGAAGATGCTGGCCTCTTCCCAGCCCCGCTCGCGGTACAGGATTTTCTCCTTGAGGACGTGCTCGGTGTGGTGGCCCGGGTACGCTTCGTGGGTCATGAGGGGCAGGATGGACGTAACCCGCTCGGGCAAATCCAGATTGACGTCAATGCGCGAACGGTACTGCCCCAGATACCAGTTGTAGCCGCCCCAGGGCTGATTGCGGACGATGCGAATCTCCACGTCTTCGCCGTCGGGCAGCGGCAGCAGGGCGAGGGTGCGGCGTCGCGCTTCCTGTCGGGCCAGGTCCAGCACGGCGGGCACGCGCTCCTCGGCCACCTCGGTCTGCTTCTTCCAGGCCTCCACGCGCTCGGCGAGGGGGCCGGGGCCGGGCAGCAGCCGGTCAATTTCGTCTATGGCGGCGGTGAACTCGTCTTCGGGGATGCGCTCGGGCGAGATGTCAAAGAATCGGCGCACCTCGTCGCGGAAGGGGAGCACTTGTCCGTCCAGGCGGGCCAGCATGGCGCGCATGGCGTCCACCTGTCGCGCCAGCCAGGTCTTGCGCGGCTCGGGCAGGGGTTCGCCCGCGATGCGCGCCGCCAGGCGGTCGGCGTCGTCGCGGAGTTCGGC comes from Chloroflexota bacterium and encodes:
- a CDS encoding sulfide/dihydroorotate dehydrogenase-like FAD/NAD-binding protein; protein product: MYEILYREDLAPVTKLIEVKAPLVARKARAGQFVVIRVNEKGERIPLTIADFDREKGTLTLIFQEVGKTTMMLGTKRAGDYLASVVGPLGHPSEIENYGTVVCVGGGVGIAPIFPIARELKHAGNKVISIIGARNKDLLFWEDRMRTVSDELVVTTDDGSYGRKALVTEPLKEMLSAGLKPARIWAIGPAIMMKFVSLTTQPFAAPTIVSLNSIMVDGTGMCGACRVSVGGQTRFVCVEGPEFDGHQVDWNLLLERQRIYVDEEKRALEHWKDHGCGCDDGC
- the gltA gene encoding NADPH-dependent glutamate synthase, with the protein product MPREQIERQEMPTQDPQERIHNFYEVALGYPEEVAKLEAQRCLQCKKPRCVEGCPVEVPIPQFILALREGDLAGSIRVMKTKNNLPAICGRVCPQETQCESMCVLGKKGQPVAIGRLERFIADWERSTGVQKPEIAPPTGKRVAVIGAGPAGLTAAGDLARYGHKVTIYEALHAPGGVLIYGIPEFRLPKDVVRSEVDYVLSLGVDLVLDCVVGKTLTLEDLFADGYEAIFLGTGAGLPMFMSIPGENYNGVYSANEFLTRVNLMKAYLFPEYDTPVKIGKRVAVIGAGNVAMDAARSSLRLGAEEVYIVYRRSRDEVPARAEEVHHAEEEGIQFKFLTNPVEIYGNDKGWVRGMRCIRMALGEPDASGRPRPVPIPGSEFDMEVDNVIMALGTRPNPMVFTDALGIERTRHGTIVGDPITGRTTRPRVWAGGDIVTGAATVISAMGAGKRAAADIDAFLKGAFTEADWHVKKEEVPAAHP